In the Brienomyrus brachyistius isolate T26 chromosome 20, BBRACH_0.4, whole genome shotgun sequence genome, one interval contains:
- the LOC125715706 gene encoding interferon-induced protein with tetratricopeptide repeats 5-like: MFNEYNFCTLLTIILFLVCLQCCCRLSQEASLKIKLIQLQCHFTWGLRKEDTDLSELQNRLENDINFSSPDQAGDKHLFSFLAFVNYLQDQPEEALANLTKAEDHIRKHNKECEKMLIVTYGNFAWLYYHLNDHVKSIHYLEKVEDIKQLFPAQSPTAFYAEVYGEMGWTFLMYSKKYHEKAKECFEKALKEYPDNPDWNCGYATALYRAESESNTTADSPAGKQLRRALELSPGDSYIMALLGLKLAESGRLNEAEELIERALRISPDKPHIIRYVAKFFREHGSMDKAIDLLKRALEETPNSAFLHHQIAACYRKKTFNLHGNRGKNIREEIKYLLLLAIDHCEKAIEIKSSFIYALIDLARLHAMKRNLTKAEELFQEAFQVARAKNDNLQNVHQRYGDFQLYNKRSESLAIEHYMKGCQIQKDNTVGKKCVKELKMIAKRRIGRNPSDGEAFGILGYVNKLRGDKLQAIECYEKALLHSPGNGEFLTALCDLRLSLH; this comes from the exons ATGTTTAATGAGTACAAC TTTTGCACATTACTTACAATAATACTGTTTCTCGTTTGCCTACAATGCTGCTGTAGGTTGAGCCAGGAAGCTTCACTTAAAATAAAACTTATTCAACTTCAGTGCCACTTCACCTGGGGTCTCCGGAAAGAGGACACTGATCTCAGTGAGTTGCAAAACAGACTTGAGAATGATATCAATTTCAGTTCACCTGATCAAGCCGGGGACAAACACTTATTCAGCTTTTTGGCTTTTGTGAATTATTTGCAAGACCAGCCAGAAGAAGCACTCGCTAACTTGACAAAGGCTGAAGACCACATTCGTAAACACAACAAAGAATGTGAGAAGATGCTCATTGTAACATATGGAAACTTTGCATGGCTGTACTACCACTTGAACGACCATGTAAAATCCATACATTATCTGGAGAAGGTGGAAGATATTAAGCAGCTATTTCCAGCACAGTCTCCTACTGCTTTTTATGCGGAAGTCTACGGAGAAATGGGATGGACATTCCTCATGTATTCTAAGAAATACCACGAGAAAGCTAAAGAGTGCTTTGAGAAAGCCTTGAAAGAGTATCCGGACAATCCTGACTGGAACTGTGGTTATGCTACAGCGCTGTACCGAGCTGAATCTGAGAGCAACACAACTGCAGATTCACCAGCTGGTAAACAGCTAAGGCGTGCCTTAGAGCTGAGCCCTGGGGATTCTTATATCATGGCACTTTTGGGTCTAAAACTAGCTGAATCTGGGAGATTGAATGAGGCAGAGGAATTGATTGAAAGAGCTCTCAGGATTTCACCAGACAAACCCCACATCATACGTTATGTGGCAAAGTTTTTCAGAGAACATGGATCTATGGATAAGGCCATAGACCTTTTGAAGCGAGCCCTTGAAGAAACACCCAATTCAGCCTTTCTTCATCATCAAATTGCTGCCTGCTAtaggaaaaaaacattcaactTGCATGGAAATAGAGGGAAAAACATCAGAGAAGAGATTAAATATCTTCTCCTACTTGCCATCGATCATTGTGAGAAGGCTATTGAGATAAAGTCCTCCTTCATTTATGCCTTGATAGATCTAGCTCGTCTACATGCAATGAAGAGAAACCTCACCAAAGCCGAGGAGCTGTTTCAGGAAGCATTTCAGGTGGCCAGAGCAAAAAATGACAACTTGCAAAATGTCCATCAACGTTATGGTGACTTCCAGCTGTATAACAAAAGATCAGAGTCTCTGGCCATAGAGCATTACATGAAAGGGTGTCAAATTCAGAAAGATAACACAGTGGGTAAGAAGTGTGTTAAGGAATTGAAAATGATAGCAAAGAGGCGCATTGGCAGGAATCCGAGTGATggggaagcttttgggattctgggatatgttaataagctaagggGTGACAAGCTTCAAGCCATAGAGTGCTATGAGAAAGCTCTTTTACATAGCCCAGGGAACGGTGAGTTTCTCACAGCTCTCTGTGACCTTCGGCTTTCTCTGCACTAG